Proteins from a single region of Chitinibacter bivalviorum:
- the lepA gene encoding translation elongation factor 4, translating into MDHIRNFSIIAHIDHGKSTLADRFIQFCGGLEMREMSEQVLDSMDIEKERGITIKAQTAALQYKARDGKTYNLNLIDTPGHVDFSYEVSRSLAACEGALLVVDASQGVEAQTVANCYTAIEQGVEVRPVLNKIDLPAADPDRVAQEIEDIIGIEATDAVHASAKSGIGIEDILEEVVTKIPPPKGDIDAPLKALIIDSWFDNYVGVIMLVRVVDGVLRPKDKILFMSSKAQHLCEQVGVFTPKSVQREMLKAGEVGFVIAGIKELASAKVGDTITTVKTPAAEPLPGFKDVKSQVFAGLYPVESHDYEKLRDSLEKLQLNDASLNYEPEVSTALGFGFRCGFLGLLHLEIVQERLEREFDMDLITTAPTVKYELVLRGGETVQIENPSKLPDPSKYDEVREPIITATILVPQDYVGPVMTLCNQKRGNQVNMQYLGRQVMLTYDLPMAEVVMDFFDKLKSVSRGYASLDYDFKEFRVGDLVKLDVLVNGERVDALSLIVHRSMSQYRGRELVAKMRELIPRQMFDIAVQAAIGSQIVARETVKAVRKDVLAKCYGGDVSRKRKLLDKQKAGKKRMKQVGNVEIPQEAFLAILQVSDK; encoded by the coding sequence TCAAGGCACAGACAGCAGCCTTGCAATATAAAGCGCGCGATGGCAAAACCTACAATCTGAATTTGATTGATACCCCGGGGCACGTTGACTTTAGCTATGAAGTGAGTCGCTCGCTCGCTGCCTGCGAAGGTGCTTTGCTGGTGGTGGATGCATCACAAGGGGTAGAAGCCCAAACCGTTGCGAACTGCTATACCGCGATCGAGCAGGGCGTTGAAGTGCGTCCAGTATTAAATAAAATTGACTTGCCAGCCGCTGATCCAGATCGCGTGGCGCAAGAGATTGAAGACATTATCGGGATCGAAGCGACCGATGCTGTGCATGCCTCGGCTAAGTCGGGTATTGGCATCGAAGACATTCTGGAAGAGGTTGTTACCAAGATACCCCCTCCAAAAGGTGATATTGATGCGCCACTGAAAGCACTGATTATCGACTCATGGTTTGATAATTATGTCGGCGTAATCATGTTGGTGCGTGTGGTTGACGGCGTACTGCGCCCGAAAGACAAAATCCTGTTTATGTCGTCTAAAGCGCAGCATTTGTGTGAACAGGTTGGCGTCTTTACCCCCAAATCCGTGCAGCGTGAAATGCTTAAAGCCGGCGAAGTGGGTTTTGTGATTGCTGGGATTAAGGAGCTGGCCAGCGCGAAAGTAGGTGACACCATTACCACGGTGAAAACCCCAGCGGCAGAGCCGTTGCCAGGCTTTAAAGATGTGAAGTCACAGGTCTTTGCCGGTTTATACCCTGTTGAGAGCCACGATTACGAAAAGCTGCGCGATAGCCTCGAAAAACTGCAGCTTAATGATGCATCGCTGAATTATGAACCTGAAGTTTCTACTGCATTAGGCTTTGGTTTCCGTTGTGGCTTCTTGGGTCTATTGCATTTAGAAATCGTGCAAGAGCGTCTCGAGCGCGAATTTGATATGGATTTGATTACCACGGCGCCAACGGTGAAGTATGAGCTGGTGCTGCGCGGTGGTGAGACGGTGCAGATTGAAAATCCATCCAAATTGCCAGACCCATCAAAATACGATGAAGTGCGCGAACCCATTATTACCGCGACCATCTTGGTGCCACAGGATTACGTGGGCCCAGTCATGACGTTGTGTAATCAAAAGCGCGGTAATCAGGTGAATATGCAATATCTGGGTCGTCAAGTTATGTTAACTTACGATTTGCCGATGGCTGAAGTGGTGATGGATTTCTTTGATAAATTGAAATCAGTCTCACGTGGCTATGCCTCGCTCGATTACGATTTTAAAGAATTCCGTGTTGGTGATCTGGTCAAACTTGATGTCTTGGTCAATGGCGAGCGGGTGGATGCGTTGAGCTTGATTGTTCACCGCTCAATGAGTCAGTATCGTGGTCGTGAATTGGTGGCCAAAATGCGTGAGTTGATCCCGCGCCAGATGTTCGATATTGCAGTTCAAGCGGCTATCGGTAGTCAAATCGTGGCGCGTGAAACAGTTAAAGCCGTACGAAAAGACGTATTGGCAAAATGTTATGGCGGTGACGTTTCTCGTAAACGTAAGCTGTTGGATAAACAGAAAGCAGGTAAGAAGCGCATGAAGCAAGTGGGTAATGTGGAGATTCCGCAAGAAGCCTTCCTTGCCATCTTGCAAGTCTCTGATAAATAA